A genome region from Primulina eburnea isolate SZY01 chromosome 9, ASM2296580v1, whole genome shotgun sequence includes the following:
- the LOC140841418 gene encoding small ribosomal subunit protein bS1m-like yields the protein MSGYMSRLFPRSNSSFLLRSGNALQAKVVRLRDETYIIDAGLGPPRICTGNELIGAPKSPEKTSFSNRVGFLNPSSGNSEVKMQMLERCFIDLVTGDPRTKERAAVRFSEAMGQDDSVEGEEKLLLPRKFRKYRAWMEMKKIHQKNGRVKGFVAEKVKGGYSVGIAGYLAFLPNRPYFVGQNSGDRYYIESINPNNIVVVRA from the coding sequence ATGAGCGGGTATATGAGCCGATTGTTCCCAAGATCCAATTCCAGCTTCCTCTTGCGCAGCGGGAATGCGCTGCAGGCCAAAGTTGTGCGCTTGAGGGATGAAACCTACATCATCGATGCCGGGTTGGGCCCGCCAAGAATATGCACCGGCAACGAGCTGATCGGAGCTCCAAAATCCCCCGAGAAAACCAGTTTCTCGAACCGGGTCGGGTTTCTCAACCCGTCTTCCGGTAATTCCGAAGTGAAGATGCAGATGCTGGAGCGCTGCTTCATCGATTTAGTGACGGGAGATCCTCGGACGAAGGAGCGAGCCGCCGTCCGGTTCAGCGAGGCGATGGGGCAGGACGATTCCGTGGAGGGCGAGGAAAAGCTCCTCCTGCCGCGGAAGTTCCGGAAGTACAGAGCGTGGATGGAGATGAAGAAAATACATCAGAAAAATGGTCGGGTGAAAGGATTCGTGGCGGAGAAAGTGAAGGGAGGATATTCCGTGGGGATTGCGGGCTATCTCGCGTTTCTTCCTAATCGTCCTTATTTTGTTGGCCAGAActctggtgatcgatactacaTTGAGAGCATCAACCCCAACAACATTGTGGTTGTCAGGGCTTGA